One region of Strongyloides ratti genome assembly S_ratti_ED321, chromosome : X genomic DNA includes:
- a CDS encoding Histone-lysine N-methyltransferase SETD2, with the protein MSDCRKRSFTNNNVCGQYDMLPSEKENGFRMYFNHKNHINLESAINLKCVINRGGQLIYELEFPDTEYTYWTSEDDFKEINMTIEELIPRYKNKKKHTLSYIIKDNNYKKYAFRNFYVSLLTNIHKSKKDMMLDTLPRLDEYEYTSKNVYKCIVDRNLDSLNKCECEKKMFNEVLKDKFPNIYNCSDDCSLFKNKTECINNHPPYSLCENMFFSMRKYPNMYIFQTEDKGFGVKSKGYIHSGNFIVDYCGEVFDNKTVKKMLSNNENKKKMGTYFQKLSDNNVISCYKMGNISRFINHSCEPNAKIERWISGTQYFLGIFALVEINNNEEITINYEYERYNTIGERCLCGKVTCSGNIGYFSPESLPNIDKTQNPERLIDIVKRKISTITNSHKIISELPLPEVSKETIHNELCIISSKPVD; encoded by the exons ATGTCTGATTGTAGAAAACGTTCatttactaataataatgtatGTGGACAATATGATATGTTACCAtctgaaaaagaaaatggttttagaatgtattttaatcataaaaatcatataaatttagaatcagctatcaatttaaaatgtGTTATTAATAGAGGTGGTCAATTAATATATGAATTAGAGTTCCCTGATACTGAATATACATATTGGACAAGTGAAGACGATTTTAAG gaaattaATATGACAATTGAAGAATTAATCCCACgttataagaataaaaaaaaacatactttgtcatatattataaaagacaATAATTATAAGAAGTATgcttttagaaatttttatgtttctttattaacaaatattcataaatcaaaaaaagatatgaTGCTTGATACATTACCAAGATTAGATGAATATGAATATACatcaaaaaatgtttataagtGTATTGTTGATCGCAATTTAGATAGTCTTAATAAATGTGAATGTgagaaaaaaatgtttaatgaagtacttaaagataaatttccaaatatatataattgttcTGATGATTGTtcactatttaaaaataaaactgaATGTATCAATAATCATCCACCATATTCTCTTTGtgaaaatatgtttttttcaATGAGAAAATATccaaatatgtatatttttcaaaCTGAAGATAAAGGTTTTGGAGTAAAATCTAAAGGTTATATTCATAGTggtaattttattgttgattattGTGGAGAAGTATTTGACAATAAAacagttaaaaaaatgttatctaataatgaaaataaaaaaaagatgggaacatattttcaaaaattatctGATAACAATGTTATCTCTTGTTATAAAATgg gtAATATCTCAAGATTTATTAATCATTCTTGTGAACCTAATGCAAAAATTGAAAGATGGATCTCTGGTactcaatattttttaggaATCTTTGCTTTGGtagaaattaataataatgaagaaaTTACAATTAATTATGAATATGAAAGATATAATACTATTGGAGAAAGATGTTTGTGTGGTAAGGTTACTTGTAGTGGAAATATTGGATATTTTTCACCTGAAAGTTTACCTAACATTGATAAAACACAAAATCCAGAAAGATTAATTGATAtagtaaaaagaaaaatttctaCTATTACTAATTctcataaaattattagtgAACTTCCTTTACCAGAAGTTTCTAAAGAAACAATTCATAATGAACTTTGTATCATTTCTTCAAAACCAGttgattaa